From Polaribacter butkevichii, a single genomic window includes:
- a CDS encoding RagB/SusD family nutrient uptake outer membrane protein, translating into MKKILYYLLTFLCIVSFQSCEKYLDVEPKYDYTYDAAVTNYTNAQAIVSGIYKTMQHRWVASELYPSLTSNGGFHQYYAANAAGTFAPDGYSQKNIWINLYKVLNSTNIAIFALNQLEDEKYPSIEAKNALIAEARLLRAWMHTQIFWSYNRYWDDDDSIYGLLYKGEVSSIDNEQQARLTVGESYAKLFEDIDFAIEHLPAFTDQFHVSQILAKSLKAKLFLYRGRDGDYQSALTLVDDVLLNLPANVHMETSAGVFPEVLESSTGDTYNITSFEDNKSLMGALYENSWDSSENIFVSYLEDDGKRYSPVSGFTYYLLGDGTRYTSTTLTGGLKTLALNMMNEDFNKYRKEVFMGWSDYGTRGAYWCVEKLCRKDRYEFPNQKWATYYLRVPELYLMQAELRMRLNPNDVVNGMAPLNLMRQNRGTIMVDGVETRFLPDVDTNGLTSQQAMDILFKEYFLELGFENGSEYFATLRFQMEDGRDWIEELNPNISEFMRCWPIPEVEITANLECKQNFGWE; encoded by the coding sequence ATGAAAAAAATATTATATTATTTACTTACTTTTTTATGTATAGTCTCTTTTCAATCTTGTGAAAAATATTTAGATGTAGAACCTAAATATGATTATACTTATGATGCAGCCGTTACCAATTATACAAATGCACAAGCCATTGTTAGTGGTATTTATAAAACGATGCAACATAGATGGGTGGCTAGTGAGTTGTATCCCTCATTAACCTCTAATGGTGGTTTTCATCAATATTATGCTGCTAATGCAGCTGGTACTTTTGCTCCAGACGGATATAGTCAAAAAAATATTTGGATTAATCTTTATAAGGTTTTAAATAGTACCAATATTGCCATTTTTGCGTTAAACCAATTAGAAGATGAAAAATACCCTTCTATAGAGGCTAAAAATGCTTTAATTGCAGAAGCACGTTTGTTAAGAGCTTGGATGCATACTCAAATATTTTGGTCATATAACAGGTATTGGGATGATGATGATAGTATCTATGGTTTATTGTATAAAGGAGAAGTGTCTTCTATTGATAATGAACAACAAGCAAGGTTAACTGTTGGAGAAAGCTATGCAAAACTTTTTGAAGATATTGATTTTGCTATTGAACATCTTCCTGCTTTTACAGATCAATTTCATGTGTCTCAAATTTTAGCAAAATCTTTAAAAGCAAAACTTTTTCTATATCGTGGTAGAGATGGAGATTATCAATCTGCTCTAACTTTGGTTGATGATGTTTTATTAAACTTACCCGCAAATGTACATATGGAGACCAGTGCTGGGGTTTTTCCTGAAGTATTAGAGTCTTCTACAGGAGATACATATAACATTACTAGTTTTGAAGACAATAAAAGTCTGATGGGTGCATTGTATGAAAACTCTTGGGATTCATCAGAAAATATATTTGTTAGTTATTTAGAAGATGATGGAAAAAGATATAGCCCTGTTTCTGGTTTTACCTATTATTTGCTAGGGGATGGTACAAGGTATACTTCTACAACACTAACTGGAGGGCTTAAAACATTAGCCTTAAATATGATGAATGAAGATTTTAATAAATACCGTAAAGAAGTATTTATGGGTTGGAGTGATTATGGAACAAGAGGTGCTTATTGGTGTGTAGAAAAATTATGTAGAAAAGACAGGTATGAATTTCCTAATCAGAAATGGGCAACCTACTACTTACGTGTTCCAGAATTGTACTTAATGCAAGCAGAATTACGTATGAGATTAAATCCAAACGATGTTGTTAATGGTATGGCTCCGCTTAACCTAATGCGCCAAAATAGAGGTACAATAATGGTTGATGGAGTTGAAACTCGATTTTTACCAGATGTGGATACTAATGGTTTAACATCTCAACAAGCCATGGATATTTTATTTAAAGAATATTTTCTAGAACTTGGGTTTGAAAACGGTAGCGAATATTTTGCAACATTGCGTTTTCAAATGGAAGATGGACGTGATTGGATTGAAGAATTAAACCCTAATATTAGTGAGTTTATGCGCTGTTGGCCTATTCCAGAAGTAGAAATTACAGCCAACCTAGAATGTAAGCAAAATTTTGGTTGGGAATAA